A single window of Ovis canadensis isolate MfBH-ARS-UI-01 breed Bighorn chromosome 15, ARS-UI_OviCan_v2, whole genome shotgun sequence DNA harbors:
- the LOC138420142 gene encoding olfactory receptor 10A5-like has product MAEGNWTRVSEFILMSFSSLPTEMQSLLFLTFLFIYLVTLLGNRLIILVTLADPMLHSPMYFFLRNLSFLEVGFNLVIVPKMLGTLIAQDTAISFLGSATQMYFSFFSGVSECFLLATMAYDRYVAICSPLHYPVIMNPRTCAKLAAVSWFPGIPMATVQTTWLFSFPFCGINKVNHFFCDSPPVLRLVCADTARFEIYAIIGTILVVMMPCLLILCSYTRIAAAILKIPSAKGKHKAFSTCSSHLLVVSLFYVSLSLTYFRPKSNNSPESKKVLSLCYTVVTPMLNPIIYSLRNNEVKNALGRTFHKAMCVRPAFCRHFEVELKFIK; this is encoded by the coding sequence ATGGCTGAAGGAAACTGGACAAGAGTAAGTGAGTTTATCCTCATGAGTTTCTCTTCCTTACCTACTGAAATGCAGTCATTACTCTTCCTGACATTTCTATTCATCTACCTGGTCACTCTGCTGGGAAACCGCCTCATCATTCTGGTGACCTTGGCTGACCCCATGCTGCACagccccatgtacttcttcctcaggAACTTGTCCTTCTTAGAGGTTGGCTTCAACCTAGTCATTGTGCCCAAGATGCTGGGGACCCTGATTGCCCAGGACACAGCCATCTCCTttcttggctctgccactcaGATGTATTTCTCCTTCTTCTCTGGGGTGTCTGAATGCTTCCTCCTGGCCaccatggcctatgaccgctatgtaGCCATCTGCAGTCCCTTGCACTACCCAGTCATCATGAACCCAAGGACATGTGCCAAACTGGCAGCTGTCTCCTGGTTTCCAGGCATTCCCATGGCTACTGTGCAGACCACGTGGCTCTTCAGCTTTCCATTCTGTGGCATCAACAAGGTGAACCACTTCTTCTGTGACAGCCCTCCTGTGCTGAGGCTGGTCTGTGCAGACACAGCACGGTTTGAGATCTATGCCATCATTGGAACCATTCTGGTTGTCATGATGCCCTGCTTGCTGATCCTATGTTCCTACACTCGCATCGCTGCTGCCATCCTGAAGATTCCATCGGCTAAGGGGAAGCATAAAGCCTTCTCTACATGCTCCTCTCACCTGCTCGTCGTCTCCCTTTTCTATGTATCTTTAAGCCTCACCTACTTCCGACCTAAGTCCAATAATTCTCCTGAGAGCAAAAAAGTGCTATCACTGTGCTACACAGTTGTAACTCCCATGTTGAACCCCATTATCTACAGCTTGAGAAATAATGAGGTGAAGAATGCCCTTGGTCGGACCTTCCACAAGGCTATGTGTGTCAGACCTGCATTCTGTAGGCATTTTGAGGTGGAACTAAAGTTTATTAAGTGA